Proteins encoded within one genomic window of Gloeobacter kilaueensis JS1:
- a CDS encoding serine/threonine-protein kinase → MIDQDAADTAPVTQRTDWASYLGRLVGGRYRIVRFIAGGGMGRVYEALDTRLAEKVVALKVLVQHLFAEDERAFEMLLQRFEQEARLSALLGRHPCIIQVTDYGIEDSRPYLAMEYLGKAPEGRSLTQLIEQEGALAPERVVALAAQICDGLAYAHNLRVQVEGQTIRGVIHRDVKPNNIFVLQRGELGETIKILDFGIAKAVSDASIALGTNTGFVGTPKYAAPEQLRGDPPDARSDIYSLGVVLYQMLTGRLPLQPKTDSFPGWYQYHNYEQPIGFEGTAVPTALAAVVLSCLAKKPEERPQTMQELAQRLQVALNTPDPLPRRPVLGWFAAASLVALLVAAGTGLIWQQHDPTKPSPVAATAPVLQTPPPKRPSSPPTRRARPTAAGPTPAAQPPRRSTSEPAASPSVAKRQPAATKPPPARLPVLSEPPPAPSPPVVRQVPEPLPRLYAVALGTGSTARNEIRGETNTFAPDTPEIYCVWKANVRTSTELRIVWVADETGEKLAEDGMPLSGAMSGTFNLSKPEDGWTAGRYHLELYLGEVLAQSVPFTVR, encoded by the coding sequence ATGATCGACCAAGACGCGGCAGATACTGCCCCTGTAACCCAACGCACCGACTGGGCTTCCTACCTCGGTCGCCTGGTCGGTGGCCGCTATCGCATCGTCCGTTTTATCGCCGGCGGGGGGATGGGCCGCGTCTACGAGGCGCTCGACACCCGCCTGGCCGAAAAGGTCGTCGCCCTCAAGGTGCTGGTACAGCACCTGTTTGCCGAGGACGAACGGGCATTTGAGATGCTGTTGCAGCGCTTCGAGCAGGAGGCGAGATTGAGCGCGCTGCTGGGCCGCCACCCCTGCATCATTCAAGTCACCGACTACGGCATCGAGGACAGCAGGCCCTACCTGGCGATGGAGTACCTGGGCAAAGCACCGGAGGGGCGCTCGCTCACCCAGCTCATCGAGCAAGAAGGTGCCCTCGCCCCCGAGCGGGTCGTCGCCCTGGCCGCCCAGATCTGCGACGGCCTGGCCTACGCCCACAACCTGCGCGTCCAGGTCGAAGGCCAGACGATCCGGGGCGTGATCCACCGCGATGTCAAGCCCAACAACATCTTCGTCCTGCAGCGGGGCGAGTTGGGCGAGACGATCAAGATTCTCGATTTTGGCATCGCCAAGGCGGTGAGCGACGCCAGCATCGCCCTCGGCACCAACACCGGCTTTGTCGGCACCCCAAAATACGCGGCCCCCGAACAACTGCGCGGCGACCCGCCGGACGCACGCTCTGACATTTACTCGCTGGGGGTAGTGCTCTATCAGATGCTCACAGGCCGCCTGCCCCTGCAGCCCAAGACAGATTCCTTTCCAGGCTGGTATCAGTATCACAACTACGAGCAGCCGATCGGTTTCGAGGGCACCGCTGTCCCGACGGCTCTTGCGGCAGTTGTTCTGTCCTGTCTTGCCAAAAAGCCCGAGGAGCGTCCCCAGACGATGCAGGAGCTGGCTCAGCGGCTGCAGGTTGCCCTGAACACTCCCGATCCGCTGCCGCGCCGTCCGGTTCTGGGCTGGTTTGCTGCCGCTTCTCTGGTTGCCTTGCTGGTTGCCGCCGGCACAGGACTGATCTGGCAACAGCACGACCCAACGAAACCCTCCCCTGTTGCTGCCACCGCCCCGGTCCTTCAGACTCCGCCGCCAAAGCGTCCATCCTCCCCACCTACCAGACGCGCACGCCCAACCGCAGCCGGACCCACCCCTGCTGCCCAGCCCCCCCGCCGGAGTACGTCAGAACCAGCGGCATCGCCCAGTGTGGCAAAGCGACAACCCGCAGCGACAAAACCGCCGCCTGCCCGGTTGCCAGTTCTTTCTGAGCCGCCTCCCGCTCCCTCCCCGCCTGTAGTCCGGCAGGTTCCGGAACCCCTGCCCCGGCTGTACGCCGTTGCCCTGGGCACCGGCAGCACCGCCCGCAACGAGATTCGCGGCGAGACGAACACTTTTGCCCCCGACACGCCCGAAATTTATTGCGTCTGGAAGGCGAACGTGAGAACCAGCACCGAGCTGCGCATCGTCTGGGTGGCCGACGAGACGGGCGAAAAGCTGGCTGAGGACGGGATGCCCCTCAGTGGGGCGATGTCCGGCACCTTTAATCTCAGCAAGCCGGAGGACGGCTGGACAGCTGGCCGCTATCACCTGGAGCTGTACCTGGGAGAAGTCCTTGCTCAGTCGGTGCCGTTTACGGTGCGCTAG
- a CDS encoding cytochrome P450 yields MSLPAGPASPSPFQLMRWLGRPTEYLEATRGRFGDAFTMRIGVFPPLVLLSDPQAIQQLFSAESGTFDAGASNQALKPTLGSNSLLLLDGERHQQQRKLLMPPFHGERMRSYGELIRQLTSQVIAGLQPGSPFLIRSTMQRISLSVILQAVFGLEGGARLRQLRRILSNMLDTMSAPLLMGLLLLLPDDLGPWSPRGQLNRSLEQIDALLYAEIRERRQRPDPAANDILSLLLAARDERGEPMSDVELRDELMTLLVAGHETTATSLVWALYWIHYLPEVYQRLRAELDGLGTDFDPEAVARLPYLNAVCSETLRIYPVALITSPRVVRKPVRILGHEYTTGERLTAAIYLTHHRSDIYPESDRFRPERFLERTFSPYEYLPFGGGNRRCIGMAFALYEMKLVLATFLSQLEMHLVHPRPLLPVRRGVTLAPPDGLYLMPGTRRVCGRVPASV; encoded by the coding sequence ATGTCTCTGCCTGCCGGTCCCGCTTCGCCGTCGCCGTTTCAGCTGATGCGCTGGTTGGGGCGGCCCACCGAATACCTCGAAGCCACCCGAGGGCGCTTTGGCGATGCGTTTACGATGCGCATCGGCGTCTTTCCACCGCTGGTGCTCCTGAGCGACCCGCAGGCGATCCAGCAGCTTTTTAGCGCCGAGAGCGGCACCTTCGATGCCGGTGCCTCCAACCAGGCGCTCAAGCCGACTTTGGGCAGCAATTCGCTGTTGTTGCTCGACGGCGAGCGCCACCAGCAGCAGCGAAAACTGTTGATGCCGCCTTTTCATGGCGAGCGGATGCGCTCCTACGGCGAGCTGATCCGCCAACTCACATCCCAGGTAATCGCCGGGCTGCAGCCGGGCAGTCCCTTTCTCATTCGCTCGACGATGCAGCGCATCTCGCTCTCGGTGATCTTGCAGGCAGTCTTTGGCCTGGAAGGCGGTGCGCGCCTGCGGCAGTTGCGCCGGATCTTGAGCAACATGCTCGACACGATGAGCGCGCCACTGTTGATGGGGCTATTGCTCTTGTTGCCGGACGATCTCGGTCCCTGGAGTCCCCGTGGCCAGCTCAACCGCTCCCTGGAGCAGATCGATGCGCTGCTTTATGCTGAGATTCGCGAGCGGCGGCAGAGGCCCGACCCGGCGGCGAACGATATCCTCAGTTTGCTGCTGGCGGCGCGCGACGAGCGGGGCGAGCCGATGAGCGATGTCGAACTGCGCGACGAATTGATGACGCTGCTGGTGGCCGGTCACGAGACGACTGCGACCTCTCTGGTCTGGGCGCTCTACTGGATTCACTACCTGCCGGAGGTGTACCAGCGGTTGCGCGCCGAACTCGACGGGCTCGGGACCGACTTCGATCCGGAGGCGGTGGCCCGCCTCCCTTACCTGAATGCCGTCTGCTCTGAGACTCTGCGCATCTATCCGGTGGCCCTCATCACATCGCCCCGCGTCGTGCGCAAACCTGTCCGGATCCTGGGGCACGAATATACGACTGGGGAGCGGTTGACTGCCGCTATCTACCTGACGCACCACCGCAGCGACATTTACCCCGAGTCGGATCGCTTCCGGCCCGAGCGGTTTTTGGAGCGCACTTTTTCGCCTTACGAATATTTGCCCTTCGGGGGCGGCAACCGGCGCTGCATCGGCATGGCCTTTGCCCTCTACGAGATGAAGCTGGTGCTCGCGACGTTTCTCAGCCAGCTGGAGATGCACCTGGTTCACCCGCGCCCGCTATTGCCGGTGCGGCGAGGAGTGACCCTTGCCCCGCCGGATGGCCTGTACCTGATGCCTGGAACCCGGCGCGTTTGCGGGCGCGTCCCGGCTTCTGTCTAA